Proteins encoded in a region of the Poseidonibacter antarcticus genome:
- a CDS encoding menaquinone biosynthesis family protein, with protein MKTISVAHSPDADDIFMYYAIKFGWVTPNNARFTNIADDIETLNQATIKGEYDICAISFALYPFVKEDYALLKTAVSFGEGYGPKLIKKKGTKLKRNFKVALSGEFTTNGLLFKIAYPNARITYMNFLEIEQAVIDGTVDAGVLIHESILNFSDTLEVERELWDIWVELSGGGLPLPLGGMCIRRSIPLHSAIDYENTLIKAVDVANKNRKVLAPMLLEKGLIRVDANTLDTYLDLYANDNSVELSDIQYKALDKLFELGYKNGFYENLVKSKDFLIPSEYEELRAK; from the coding sequence TTGAAAACTATAAGTGTTGCACATTCACCTGATGCTGATGATATATTTATGTACTATGCGATTAAATTTGGTTGGGTAACTCCTAATAATGCTAGATTTACAAATATTGCTGATGATATTGAGACTTTAAACCAAGCTACGATAAAAGGTGAATATGATATTTGTGCTATTTCATTTGCTTTATATCCATTTGTAAAAGAAGATTATGCTTTATTAAAAACTGCTGTTTCTTTTGGAGAGGGTTATGGACCTAAACTAATAAAGAAAAAAGGTACAAAATTAAAAAGAAATTTTAAAGTTGCACTTAGTGGTGAGTTCACTACAAATGGTCTTTTATTTAAAATTGCCTATCCAAATGCAAGAATTACTTATATGAACTTCTTAGAAATCGAGCAAGCTGTAATTGATGGAACAGTTGATGCAGGTGTTTTAATCCATGAATCAATTCTTAACTTTAGTGATACTCTTGAAGTTGAGCGTGAACTTTGGGATATTTGGGTTGAATTAAGTGGTGGAGGTTTACCATTGCCACTTGGTGGAATGTGTATTAGAAGATCAATTCCACTTCATAGTGCAATTGATTATGAAAATACTTTAATCAAAGCAGTTGATGTAGCAAATAAGAATAGAAAAGTTTTAGCTCCTATGTTACTTGAAAAAGGTCTTATTCGTGTTGATGCCAATACTTTAGATACATATTTAGATCTTTATGCAAATGATAATTCAGTTGAGCTAAGTGATATTCAATATAAAGCTTTAGATAAATTATTTGAATTAGGTTATAAAAATGGATTCTATGAAAATTTAGTAAAATCAAAAGATTTTCTAATTCCTAGTGAATATGAAGAATTAAGAGCAAAATAA